A single region of the Aquila chrysaetos chrysaetos chromosome 18, bAquChr1.4, whole genome shotgun sequence genome encodes:
- the GCNT2 gene encoding N-acetyllactosaminide beta-1,6-N-acetylglucosaminyl-transferase: MNTLRYCFFAVLILSVSLPFVFYAVNLHAQIPLRRLNFSVSSTLAEACKALVEDKTPFLKENALTTSFRESSCTEYITQNHYITRALSAEEAAFPIAYVMTLHKEFETFERLFRAVYMPQNVYCVHVDAKAPAPFQQAVRRLVGCFPNAFLASRAERVVYGGASRLRADLRCMGDLLASAVPWRYLLNTCGQDFPLKTNREIVRLLKGLGGKNVTPGVLPPPHITARTKYVHREQLYSFFSFMLWTFVRKAPPPHNITLYFGSAYVAVTRPFVEFVLRDQRAIDLLAWSEDTYSPDEHFWVTLNRIPGVPGSMPNAAWEGDLKAVKWIDMEESHGGCHGHYVRGICVYGTGDLKWLFNSTCMFANKFELKTYPLTVECLELRHRQRTLSQSEVQVEPNWYF, encoded by the exons ATGAATACACTCAGATATTGCTTCTTTGCTGTCCTGATTCTCAGTGTTTcacttccatttgttttctatgCTGTCAATTTGCATGCACAAATACCTCTTAGGAGGCTGAACTTCTCGGTGAGCTCAACGTTAGCAGAAGCCTGTAAAGCACTAGTTGAAGATAAGACGCCCTTCCTGAAGGAAAACGCTTTAACAACATCATTCAGAGAATCCAGCTGCACGGAGTACATCACGCAGAACCACTACATCACCCGCGCCCTCTCGGCCGAGGAGGCCGCCTTCCCCATCGCCTACGTCATGACCCTGCACAAGGAGTTCGAGACCTTCGAGCGGCTCTTCCGGGCGGTGTACATGCCCCAAAACGTCTACTGCGTCCACGTGGACGCCAAGGCGCCGGCCCCCTTCCAGCAGGCGGTCCGGCGCCTGGTGGGCTGCTTCCCCAACGCCTTCCTCGCCTCCCGGGCGGAGCGGGTGGTCTACGGCGGCGCGTCCCGCCTGCGGGCCGACCTCCGCTGCATGGGAGACCTGCTGGCCTCGGCCGTGCCCTGGCGCTACCTGCTCAACACCTGCGGCCAGGACTTCCCCTTGAAGACCAACCGGGAGATCGTCCGGCTGCTGAAGGGCCTCGGGGGGAAGAACGTCACCCCCGGGGTGCTGCCGCCCCCCCACATCACCGCCCGCACCAAATACGTGCACAGGGAGCAACTgtactctttcttttctttcatgctgtgGACGTTCGTGCGCAAGGCGCCCCCGCCGCACAACATCACCCTCTACTTCGGCTCCGCGTACGTGGCCGTCACCCGGCCCTTCGTGGAGTTCGTGCTGCGGGACCAGCGTGCCATCGACCTGCTGGCCTGGTCCGAGGACACCTACAGCCCCGACGAGCACTTCTGGGTGACGCTCAACAGGATCCCGG GTGTCCCAGGCTCCATGCCCAACGCAGCATGGGAAGGTGACCTGAAAGCAGTGAAGTGGATTGATATGGAAGAGAGCCATGGAGGTTGTCATG gCCATTATGTCAGAGGCATTTGTGTATATGGAACAGGTGACCTCAAGTGGCTTTTTAACTCCACCTGTATGTTTGCAAATAAGTTTGAGCTTAAAACATATCCCCTGACTGTGGAGTGCCTGGAGCTGAGACATCGGCAGAGAACCTTGTCCCAGAGTGAGGTTCAGGTGGAACCCAACTGGTATTTTTAG